In bacterium, a genomic segment contains:
- a CDS encoding putative DNA binding domain-containing protein: MMDADRLKGIIALGEALDREFKSDRRKISDAEIYEEVVAMANADGGVLLIGIENDGTISGAQPRHEETTDPIRLQSAIFNNTSPNINTRISVPEVQGRKVIAIEVDIYPEICATAQGKVIRRIIGPDGKPATVPFLPRDQRSRRVDLGLIDFSAQLMEDASFESFDLLEFERLRQTITRLRGDQSLKDLSNEEIAKALQLVETQGDRLVPNVAGLLLLGREEVVRKLLPTHEVHFQVLDAQGDVKVNDAFHRPLLHVLSEMESRFAARNEEREVMVGMFRVPVPDYSTIGFREALNNALLHRDYTRLDAVYVQWQPDHLLITSPGGFPVGITAENLLVHEPKPKNPRLAAACKRIGLVEQTGRGVDKIYMGQLRYGRPVPDYTRSDSTGVRVVIRGGKPSLDFSAFVFTQEKADTPLTLDELILLNTLFFERRVNAEIAGRLIQRGTAEGRAVLEKLHERGMIEGVDGGKGRSYHLNADFYRRFGQPEGYVRAHGISSIRYEGMVLEYVQAHGRIERKMVMSLCGVTGRQAGLMLKRMCVTGKLERKGTPPRWTYYVLA; this comes from the coding sequence ATGATGGACGCGGATCGGCTGAAGGGAATCATCGCACTCGGCGAAGCCCTCGACAGGGAATTCAAGTCCGACCGCCGAAAGATATCCGATGCGGAGATCTACGAGGAAGTCGTCGCCATGGCGAACGCCGACGGTGGTGTTCTGTTGATCGGCATCGAGAACGACGGAACGATTTCAGGAGCACAGCCGCGCCATGAAGAAACCACCGATCCCATCCGCCTCCAGTCGGCCATCTTCAACAACACCTCTCCGAACATCAACACGCGGATTTCCGTTCCGGAAGTCCAGGGACGGAAAGTGATCGCCATCGAGGTCGACATCTACCCGGAAATTTGCGCTACGGCGCAAGGGAAGGTGATACGGCGCATCATCGGTCCGGATGGAAAACCCGCTACGGTTCCCTTCCTTCCTCGAGACCAGCGCTCCCGCCGGGTCGATCTCGGCCTGATCGATTTCTCCGCCCAGCTTATGGAAGACGCCTCCTTCGAAAGTTTCGATCTTCTGGAGTTCGAGCGGCTTCGGCAGACGATCACACGGCTGCGCGGCGATCAGAGTCTGAAAGATCTCTCCAATGAGGAAATCGCGAAGGCGCTCCAATTGGTCGAAACGCAGGGCGACCGCCTGGTTCCGAATGTCGCAGGCCTCCTTCTCCTCGGCCGGGAAGAAGTTGTCCGGAAGCTACTGCCGACGCATGAAGTCCACTTCCAGGTCCTTGACGCCCAGGGGGACGTAAAGGTCAACGACGCTTTCCATCGGCCGCTCCTGCATGTCCTTTCGGAGATGGAGTCCCGGTTTGCCGCCCGGAACGAAGAGCGCGAGGTGATGGTCGGAATGTTCCGGGTTCCTGTTCCCGACTACTCAACCATCGGATTCCGGGAGGCATTGAACAACGCCCTGCTCCATCGGGATTACACCCGTCTCGACGCCGTGTACGTCCAGTGGCAGCCCGATCATCTTCTGATTACGAGCCCCGGCGGCTTCCCCGTAGGCATCACGGCGGAAAACCTGCTTGTCCATGAACCGAAACCGAAGAATCCTCGCTTGGCAGCGGCCTGCAAGCGGATCGGCCTGGTGGAGCAGACGGGCCGGGGCGTGGACAAGATCTACATGGGACAACTGCGCTATGGTCGCCCTGTTCCGGATTACACCCGCAGTGATTCGACGGGAGTGCGGGTGGTGATCCGGGGGGGGAAACCATCGCTCGATTTTTCCGCTTTCGTGTTTACGCAGGAAAAGGCGGATACGCCGCTTACCCTCGATGAACTGATCCTGTTGAACACCCTTTTTTTCGAGCGACGAGTCAACGCGGAAATCGCCGGCAGGTTGATCCAAAGGGGGACAGCGGAAGGGAGGGCGGTCTTGGAGAAGCTGCACGAGCGAGGCATGATCGAAGGAGTCGATGGCGGCAAGGGAAGGTCATATCACCTGAACGCCGATTTCTATCGTCGTTTCGGACAACCCGAAGGGTATGTCCGGGCACATGGCATTTCTTCGATTCGGTACGAAGGGATGGTACTGGAGTACGTTCAAGCTCACGGGCGGATCGAAAGAAAGATGGTCATGAGCCTTTGCGGAGTCACCGGCCGGCAGGCGGGGTTGATGTTAAAACGCATGTGCGTCACAGGAAAGCTTGAGCGGAAAGGGACTCCCCCCCGATGGACCTATTATGTCCTTGCATAA
- a CDS encoding cytochrome c family protein: MKKTLVAIAVLGYFGTCVLLVAGLGYRWHRTGPAPAQPIAFPHTVHAGQLQIPCVFCHTFVERSRSAGAPPLEKCMGCHKTIATERGEIRKLTRHYEEKRPIEWKRVYALPGFIYFSHKRHIKAGVECSTCHGDVAGMKRVRRVNEPVMGWCVACHRVRGAPRDCATCHM; the protein is encoded by the coding sequence TTGAAGAAGACGCTCGTCGCCATCGCGGTCCTCGGGTACTTCGGAACCTGCGTCCTGCTCGTGGCGGGACTCGGATACCGCTGGCATCGCACGGGTCCGGCCCCCGCGCAGCCGATCGCCTTCCCGCACACGGTCCACGCGGGGCAGCTGCAGATCCCCTGCGTGTTCTGCCATACTTTCGTGGAACGGTCCCGATCCGCCGGCGCCCCCCCGCTGGAGAAGTGCATGGGATGCCACAAGACGATCGCCACCGAACGGGGGGAGATCCGGAAGCTGACGCGCCACTACGAGGAAAAGCGGCCCATCGAGTGGAAGCGGGTCTACGCCCTGCCCGGTTTCATCTACTTTTCCCATAAGCGGCACATCAAGGCGGGGGTGGAGTGCTCGACGTGCCACGGGGACGTGGCCGGCATGAAAAGGGTGCGGCGGGTGAACGAGCCGGTCATGGGGTGGTGCGTGGCGTGCCACCGGGTCCGGGGCGCGCCCCGCGACTGCGCCACCTGCCACATGTAG
- a CDS encoding cytochrome c has protein sequence MNPLALPPGLPPDTILLLGYLLTAALLLYLPFLGIVIAGSAASLALNFFGRENRDDRSLRLSREWIEAVTMNRWVLLLLGLLPYPAIAYACQRFLGGRTSLPAIAWLVPFGALLAGCLLLSMYRSAIRRTTELPPASFGAGAAGLLAMLSAAFLSFLLLGTLVTPSKLPLVRSNLVFILSWHSLVGFLLFLALSFGLAGGIALRFLGRPETDAAGGSTGYDARVRTAGTSFALAGALASPALVVLYLIALPVTGMSTEAYVMAATVPLLALAVFALLVLLPGKEEGRKGDRVSSLFILMFLAVVLCDRTTVANAFQGLSAPPGTLAAKTVPRGEKAAEAPAAGDAAAMEKGKKVFDTVCSVCHRFDSRIVGPPLNDVVPKYEGDVEKLKAFIRNPVKVNPSFPAMPKPAIKEDEVDAVARYLLSKVKGGR, from the coding sequence ATGAACCCTCTGGCTCTTCCCCCCGGCCTGCCGCCGGACACGATCCTCCTTCTCGGATACCTTCTCACCGCGGCCCTGCTCCTCTACCTCCCGTTTCTCGGGATCGTCATCGCAGGATCGGCCGCCTCCCTGGCCCTGAACTTCTTCGGGAGGGAGAACCGGGACGACCGGTCGCTGCGCCTGTCCCGGGAATGGATCGAGGCGGTGACCATGAATCGGTGGGTCCTTCTCCTCCTCGGCCTCCTCCCGTATCCGGCCATCGCCTATGCCTGCCAGCGGTTCCTCGGGGGTCGAACCTCCCTGCCGGCGATCGCCTGGCTCGTCCCGTTCGGAGCCCTCCTGGCGGGGTGCCTGCTCCTTTCCATGTACCGGTCGGCGATCCGCCGGACGACGGAGCTGCCCCCCGCTTCGTTCGGTGCGGGGGCGGCGGGTCTCCTGGCGATGCTCTCCGCCGCCTTCCTGTCGTTCCTGCTTCTGGGGACCCTCGTAACCCCGTCGAAACTCCCCCTGGTTCGAAGCAACCTCGTTTTCATCCTCTCCTGGCACTCCCTCGTGGGATTCCTCCTGTTCCTCGCGTTGTCCTTCGGGCTTGCCGGCGGGATCGCCTTGCGGTTCCTCGGCCGGCCGGAGACCGATGCGGCGGGCGGGAGCACCGGTTACGATGCGCGCGTCCGTACCGCCGGGACCTCCTTCGCCCTGGCCGGGGCGCTGGCGTCCCCGGCCCTCGTCGTGCTGTACCTGATCGCACTCCCCGTCACGGGGATGTCCACCGAGGCATACGTCATGGCGGCGACCGTCCCGTTGCTGGCACTGGCCGTATTCGCCCTCCTGGTTCTTCTCCCCGGGAAGGAGGAAGGCAGGAAGGGCGACCGCGTTTCGTCCCTCTTCATCCTGATGTTCCTCGCCGTGGTCCTGTGTGACCGGACGACCGTCGCCAACGCTTTCCAGGGGCTCTCCGCTCCCCCGGGGACGCTTGCCGCCAAGACGGTTCCCAGGGGGGAAAAGGCCGCGGAGGCACCCGCGGCAGGGGACGCGGCGGCGATGGAGAAGGGGAAGAAAGTGTTCGATACCGTCTGCTCGGTCTGCCACCGGTTCGACAGCAGGATCGTCGGCCCCCCCCTGAACGATGTCGTACCGAAGTACGAGGGAGATGTCGAAAAGCTGAAGGCGTTCATCCGGAACCCGGTCAAGGTGAATCCCTCCTTCCCGGCGATGCCGAAGCCGGCCATCAAGGAGGACGAGGTCGACGCGGTCGCCCGATACCTGCTGTCGAAGGTCAAGGGCGGAAGGTAG
- a CDS encoding cupin domain-containing protein, translated as MHVGNWKDVEGKAVTEAGAGGVTIRVLMGDDVGAPNFTTRHFEVAPGGHTPFHAHAWEHEVFVLSGKGTVKRKDGETDVGPGSFVFVPPGEEHAFANAGDGTFSFLCAIPATKVCLR; from the coding sequence ATGCACGTGGGGAACTGGAAGGACGTTGAGGGGAAGGCGGTCACCGAGGCGGGAGCGGGCGGCGTCACGATCCGTGTCCTGATGGGCGACGACGTCGGGGCACCGAACTTCACGACGCGCCACTTCGAGGTCGCCCCCGGCGGCCACACCCCGTTCCACGCCCACGCGTGGGAACACGAGGTGTTCGTCCTTTCGGGGAAGGGAACGGTCAAGCGCAAGGACGGCGAAACGGACGTCGGGCCGGGAAGCTTCGTCTTCGTCCCTCCCGGCGAAGAGCACGCCTTCGCCAACGCGGGGGACGGGACCTTCTCGTTCCTTTGCGCCATCCCGGCGACGAAGGTGTGCCTGCGGTAA
- a CDS encoding DUF1858 domain-containing protein: MDRYTKGFVVASLAYFFLASVLGIWMGGADAAGWVRFAHVHFNLLGFMSMMIYGVGYFILPRFNGRTLRWPSWVPIHFFIANIGLIGMVATAPERPSTGFILFSALSVISAGMFAANLGATILIEPKPETEAEEEPASAAEVSSPGVASTATAGHAPAAVPSAPPSAAPTIDPDMRVGEILTRWPQTVDVFVGHGFSSLASPEHREQVKQIPITLRMACQRHNVDLDYMVSELNEAISPASAAKDASPGVSSAATAGLAPAAGKAKKGKLTKGEAIGADHILGEILAAYPETEKVFRKYYGDGCFSCPGQATESVRQSAMMHNVSEKQLLSELNRTAGF; this comes from the coding sequence ATGGATCGTTACACCAAGGGGTTCGTGGTCGCGTCGCTGGCCTACTTCTTCCTGGCCTCGGTGCTCGGCATCTGGATGGGGGGAGCGGATGCCGCGGGCTGGGTGCGGTTCGCCCACGTCCATTTCAACCTGCTGGGCTTCATGTCGATGATGATCTACGGCGTGGGGTACTTCATCCTGCCGCGGTTCAACGGGCGGACACTCCGCTGGCCCTCCTGGGTCCCCATCCACTTCTTCATCGCCAACATCGGGCTGATCGGGATGGTCGCCACCGCGCCGGAGCGCCCTTCCACGGGGTTCATCCTCTTCTCCGCCCTGTCGGTCATCTCGGCGGGGATGTTCGCCGCGAACCTCGGGGCGACGATCCTGATCGAGCCGAAACCGGAAACGGAAGCGGAAGAGGAGCCCGCCTCCGCGGCGGAAGTCTCTTCACCCGGAGTCGCTTCCACGGCTACGGCGGGGCATGCCCCGGCCGCGGTGCCTTCCGCGCCACCGTCCGCCGCGCCGACGATCGACCCCGACATGCGCGTGGGCGAGATCCTCACCCGGTGGCCGCAGACGGTGGACGTCTTCGTGGGGCACGGCTTCTCCTCCCTTGCGAGCCCGGAGCACCGCGAACAGGTGAAGCAGATCCCGATCACCTTGCGGATGGCGTGCCAGCGGCACAACGTCGACCTCGACTACATGGTGTCCGAGCTGAACGAGGCGATTTCGCCCGCCTCCGCTGCGAAAGACGCTTCACCCGGAGTTTCTTCCGCAGCTACGGCGGGGCTGGCACCCGCGGCAGGGAAGGCGAAAAAGGGAAAGCTGACCAAGGGGGAGGCGATCGGGGCGGACCACATCCTCGGCGAGATCCTCGCCGCGTACCCCGAGACGGAGAAGGTGTTCCGGAAGTATTACGGGGACGGCTGCTTCTCCTGCCCCGGGCAGGCGACGGAGTCGGTGAGGCAGAGCGCCATGATGCATAACGTGAGCGAAAAACAGCTCCTCTCGGAGCTCAACCGCACCGCGGGGTTCTGA